The proteins below come from a single Magallana gigas chromosome 10, xbMagGiga1.1, whole genome shotgun sequence genomic window:
- the LOC105324180 gene encoding uncharacterized protein: MFLPRPQFHVNYYGGLNRDGAWLNYNKVIGYCETNIREHVNFGTDNTVGNNDQSCVPVTQNKKGKKKNKKAKKNIPVVNGQLEGDQFYISKPQGQSAHPPRTEKIVDECLNSPRLAINKNRNRSLIDAYKPSETSRNELIKELQDHLNIGLNSGSKNAVTVTSEYKSNENEEHQMEKGKICPQNNQKQPQHLEQDNHTVGVDSSEARVPSHRVSVTRDPVNAQRIQQCEQAKLIARYASDKTGISLTDIYTGRISFTEKPKVKPEVIEEKDTWQPTANTQEKNETVCFTQPVANPEWNDKKVGFYDNGSSSSDWTTSSSGCETEEPITLEEVREHMCYYVLCCGLCID, from the exons ATGTTTCTGCCGCGGCCGCAATTTCACGTCAATTACTACGGCGGCCTGAACAGAGATGGAGCGTGGTTGAATTATAACAAAGTTATAGGTTACTGTGAAACAAATATCCGCGAGCATGTCAACTTCGGTACAGACAACACCGTGGGTAACAATGACCAAAGCTGTGTCCCCGTTACTCAGAACAAGAAaggaaagaaaaagaataaaaaggcGAAAAAGAATATCCCAGTGGTCAATGGCCAGCTTGAGGGGGATCAGTTTTATATCTCCAAGCCTCAAGGTCAAAGCGCTCACCCTCCACGAACGGAAAAGATCGTTGATGAATGTTTAAACTCGCCGCGGTTGGCCATCAACAAGAATCGAAATCGTAGCCTCATAGATGCCTATAAGCCGTCAGAAACAAGCAGAAATGAACTCATCAAGGAACTTCAAGATCATCTTAATATTGGCTTAAATTCTGGCAGTAAAAATGCAGTAACTGTTACTTCTGAAtacaaatcaaatgaaaatgaagaaCACCAAATGGAAAAAGGTAAGATTTGCCCGCAAAATAATCAGAAACAACCCCAACATCTAGAACAAGACAACCATACAGTGGGGGTTGATAGCAGTGAGGCCAGAGTCCCCTCTCACAGGGTGTCGGTCACTCGTGATCCGGTGAACGCCCAGAGGATTCAGCAGTGTGAACAGGCAAAACTAATCGCACGATACGCCTCGGACAAAACCGGGATATCTTTGACCGACATTTACACGGGTAGGATATCATTCACAgaaaaaccgaaagtgaaaccgGAAGTTATTGAAGAGAAGGATACATGGCAACCAACAGCGAACACGCAGGAGAAAAACGAGACTGTTTGTTTTACCCAGCCCGTGGCAAACCCAGAATG GAATGACAAGAAGGTTGGCTTTTACGATAATGGCAGCTCATCTTCTGACTGGACAACATCGAGTTCCGGTTGTGAGACGGAGGAACCAATCACGTTAGAGGAAGTGCGCGAGCACATGTGTTATTACGTTCTCTGCTGCGGACTTTGCATTGACTGA
- the LOC105324172 gene encoding putative uncharacterized protein C7orf78, whose protein sequence is MSDSDVMSRSDGRMASATSSFMYVPFGFTSKTQYDANESLIQIRSENFSKLVPEKDNDIWKRPPPDFRPQVFAPKPPKRNSREAMRPENYGTFPGKHVTVKRPVRNVIPHMLRPAKPDEGRMSLRFHIDRPFTAKKRFVREGMYKAGQFKNPQPHDFRGYPPIKKLGLDEFMTEYEKDPYSIHFHTGRLNIIHGLPLEKATDRDTRGRQMAPPRTPDKKYDADLILSKGSWPTKPGELNRHRPRHRPAHSAFMDRVDRTLQHQWAREKMDESLQNTVT, encoded by the exons ATGAGTGACAGTGACGTCATGTCACGCAGTGACGGGCGAATGGCGAGCGCGACCAGCTCCTTCATGTATGTCCCTTTTGGTTTCACGTCCAAGACCCAATATGATGCCAACGAATCCCTCATCCAGATCAGGAGTGAGAATTTTTCGAAGCTCGTGCCCGAAAAAGACAATGATATTTGGAAACGCCCACCTCCTGACTTTCGACCACAGGTGTTTGCGCCAAAACCACCAAAGAGGAACTCCCGGGAAGCCATGAGACCAGAAAACTACGGAACGTTTCCCGGTAAACACGTGACGGTCAAGAGACCCGTTCGAAATGTGATTCCCCATATGCTGCGACCGGCAAAGCCCGATGAGGGCCGAATGTCGCTAAGGTTCCATATCGATAGACCATTCACCGCAAAGAAAAGGTTCGTCCGCGAAGGAATGTACAAAGCTGGACAATTCAAGAACCCACAGCCACACGATTTTAGAGGT TACCCACCAATTAAAAAACTTGGACTGGATGAATTTATGACAGAGTACGAGAAAGACCCGTACAGCATTCATTTCCACACAGGCAGACTGAACATAA TTCACGGACTTCCACTTGAGAAGGCCACGGATCGAGACACTCGTGGCCGACAGATGGCGCCACCTAGAACCCCGGATAAAAAGTACGACGCTGATTTGATATTATCCAAGGGTTCTTGGCCAACGAAACCAGGCGAGCTAAAC AGACACCGCCCCCGCCATAGACCCGCACACTCAGCCTTCATGGACCGAGTGGACCGCACCCTACAGCATCAGTGGGCCAGGGAGAAAATGGACGAGAGCCTCCAAAACACAGTCACGTGA
- the LOC105324156 gene encoding calcitonin gene-related peptide type 1 receptor isoform X2 has protein sequence MQRHLAVMHLVCVWVLLIQVCIRCSAEKHKVTRGLHCRSYVRFHNTADNFRLHACASCFNFLFYFLNPRLNTSNDDPQLAFNYNGNLINLKSWDFRNHSVQSSVCSYLSNDECQRWLSCCQSADSCCERQLSLPAEVNNTCGRIWDGWLCWNDAASGSLNYKSCPLFVPFFTQSREAIKRCGKDGQWIQKTVYSPCLQKEELETTIFIGLGCSVTSIVFLIPSIIILLQYKLLRKQHRIRLHLNLFLSLTLKEVMEILWDMLVTYDKVTSTEVFETTLMKNRVGCKLLSFLKIYFKCCCFTWMFAEGFYLHRLMSNAFSPPRSLTPVYILGWTVPLLSSSIYGILRGVYSNESCWAYGFYNLEWIFDAPNLNLIFLSNILRILMTQLQSHPNEPGNFRKAVKATFILIPLFGIQLFVTIYRVPISKEGALEYERVTVIINHTQGFFVAMVFCFLNAEVISNLRRSLRHQIRDTSFSMSKRLNHTTHHTLSVRSECDGAKDYHQSNHSFLETGQETEEIELKETSLLNGPPTAKSEFYE, from the exons ATGCAGCGTCATTTAGCAGTCATGCATCTTGTTTGTGTCTGGGTCCTTTTAATACAG GTTTGTATACGATGTTCAGCTGAAAAGCACAAAGTGACCCGTGGATTGCACTGTCGATCCTATGTCCGTTTTCACAATACTGCGGACAACTTCCGGTTACATGCGTGCGCATCTTGTTTTAATTTCCTGTTCTACTTCTTGAACCCTAGACTAAATACATCCAACGATGACCCACAGTTAGCTTTTAATTACAACGGTAACCTCATCAATCTAAAGTCCTGGGACTTCAGAAATCACTCAGTCCAGAGCAGTGTTTGTTCGTACTTGTCAAACGACGAATGTCAGCGCTGGCTATCATGTTGTCAATCAGCAGATTCATGTTGTGAGCGACAGCTGTCACTTCCGGCGGAAGTTAACAACACGTGTGGACGGATCTGGGACGGATGGCTTTGTTGGAATGACGCTGCATCCGGTTCACTTAACTACAAATCCTGCCCTCTATTTGTACCATTCTTTACTCAGTCGC gaGAGGCAATTAAAAGATGCGGAAAAGACGGTCAGTGGATACAGAAAACGGTCTACAGCCCCTGTCTACAGAAAGAG GAATTGGAGACAACGATATTTATTGGACTTGGCTGCAGTGTGACCAGTATAGTGTTTTTGATACCTTCcattatcattttattacaGTACAA GCTTCTCAGAAAGCAACATCGAATCCGACTCCACTTAAACTTGTTTTTGTCATTGACTTTGAAAGAGGTCATGGAGATATTATGGGACATGCTGGTCACTTACGACAAGGTCACGAGTACCGAGGTGTTTGAGACCACGCTGATGAAGAACAGG GTTGGCTGTAAGCTGCTGTCTTTCCTGAAGATCTACTTTAAGTGCTGTTGTTTCACCTGGATGTTTGCCGAGGGCTTCTACCTCCACCGTCTGATGTCCAACGCCTTCTCTCCCCCGCGCTCCCTGACCCCCGTGTACATACTGGGCTGGACCGTGCCCCTCCTGTCCTCGTCTATATATGGAATTCTAAGAGGCGTCTATAGCAACGAAAG TTGTTGGGCCTATGGATTTTACAATCTGGAGTGGATATTTGACGCACCAAAC CTCAACTTGATTTTTCTGTCAAACATTCTACGCATCCTGATGACTCAACTACAGTCTCATCCAAACGAGCCAGGGAACTTTAG GAAAGCAGTGAAGGCCACATTTATTTTGATCCCGTTGTTTGGGATCCAGCTGTTTGTGACGATATACAGAGTCCCCATCAGTAAGGAGGGTGCTCTGGAATACGAGCGAGTCACAGTCATCATCAACCACACACAG GGCTTTTTCGTGGCCATGGTATTTTGCTTTCTGAATGCAGAG gtGATCTCTAACCTTCGAAGAAGTTTACGTCATCAAATACGAGATACGTCATTTTCAATGTCTAAACGTTTAAATCACACAACTCACCATACGTTATCTGTCAGATCAGAATGTGATGGTGCAAAAGACTACCACCAGTCCAATCACTCGTTTCTAGAGACTGGTCAAGAAACAGAGGAAATCGAGCTTAAGGAGACCTCTCTACTGAACGGACCACCGACGGCCAAATCTGaattttatgaatga
- the LOC105324156 gene encoding calcitonin gene-related peptide type 1 receptor isoform X1 — translation MQRHLAVMHLVCVWVLLIQVCIRCSAEKHKVTRGLHCRSYVRFHNTADNFRLHACASCFNFLFYFLNPRLNTSNDDPQLAFNYNGNLINLKSWDFRNHSVQSSVCSYLSNDECQRWLSCCQSADSCCERQLSLPAEVNNTCGRIWDGWLCWNDAASGSLNYKSCPLFVPFFTQSREAIKRCGKDGQWIQKTVYSPCLQKEELETTIFIGLGCSVTSIVFLIPSIIILLQYKLLRKQHRIRLHLNLFLSLTLKEVMEILWDMLVTYDKVTSTEVFETTLMKNRVGCKLLSFLKIYFKCCCFTWMFAEGFYLHRLMSNAFSPPRSLTPVYILGWTVPLLSSSIYGILRGVYSNESCWAYGFYNLEWIFDAPNVIFLVLNLIFLSNILRILMTQLQSHPNEPGNFRKAVKATFILIPLFGIQLFVTIYRVPISKEGALEYERVTVIINHTQGFFVAMVFCFLNAEVISNLRRSLRHQIRDTSFSMSKRLNHTTHHTLSVRSECDGAKDYHQSNHSFLETGQETEEIELKETSLLNGPPTAKSEFYE, via the exons ATGCAGCGTCATTTAGCAGTCATGCATCTTGTTTGTGTCTGGGTCCTTTTAATACAG GTTTGTATACGATGTTCAGCTGAAAAGCACAAAGTGACCCGTGGATTGCACTGTCGATCCTATGTCCGTTTTCACAATACTGCGGACAACTTCCGGTTACATGCGTGCGCATCTTGTTTTAATTTCCTGTTCTACTTCTTGAACCCTAGACTAAATACATCCAACGATGACCCACAGTTAGCTTTTAATTACAACGGTAACCTCATCAATCTAAAGTCCTGGGACTTCAGAAATCACTCAGTCCAGAGCAGTGTTTGTTCGTACTTGTCAAACGACGAATGTCAGCGCTGGCTATCATGTTGTCAATCAGCAGATTCATGTTGTGAGCGACAGCTGTCACTTCCGGCGGAAGTTAACAACACGTGTGGACGGATCTGGGACGGATGGCTTTGTTGGAATGACGCTGCATCCGGTTCACTTAACTACAAATCCTGCCCTCTATTTGTACCATTCTTTACTCAGTCGC gaGAGGCAATTAAAAGATGCGGAAAAGACGGTCAGTGGATACAGAAAACGGTCTACAGCCCCTGTCTACAGAAAGAG GAATTGGAGACAACGATATTTATTGGACTTGGCTGCAGTGTGACCAGTATAGTGTTTTTGATACCTTCcattatcattttattacaGTACAA GCTTCTCAGAAAGCAACATCGAATCCGACTCCACTTAAACTTGTTTTTGTCATTGACTTTGAAAGAGGTCATGGAGATATTATGGGACATGCTGGTCACTTACGACAAGGTCACGAGTACCGAGGTGTTTGAGACCACGCTGATGAAGAACAGG GTTGGCTGTAAGCTGCTGTCTTTCCTGAAGATCTACTTTAAGTGCTGTTGTTTCACCTGGATGTTTGCCGAGGGCTTCTACCTCCACCGTCTGATGTCCAACGCCTTCTCTCCCCCGCGCTCCCTGACCCCCGTGTACATACTGGGCTGGACCGTGCCCCTCCTGTCCTCGTCTATATATGGAATTCTAAGAGGCGTCTATAGCAACGAAAG TTGTTGGGCCTATGGATTTTACAATCTGGAGTGGATATTTGACGCACCAAACGTAATTTTCCTGGTG CTCAACTTGATTTTTCTGTCAAACATTCTACGCATCCTGATGACTCAACTACAGTCTCATCCAAACGAGCCAGGGAACTTTAG GAAAGCAGTGAAGGCCACATTTATTTTGATCCCGTTGTTTGGGATCCAGCTGTTTGTGACGATATACAGAGTCCCCATCAGTAAGGAGGGTGCTCTGGAATACGAGCGAGTCACAGTCATCATCAACCACACACAG GGCTTTTTCGTGGCCATGGTATTTTGCTTTCTGAATGCAGAG gtGATCTCTAACCTTCGAAGAAGTTTACGTCATCAAATACGAGATACGTCATTTTCAATGTCTAAACGTTTAAATCACACAACTCACCATACGTTATCTGTCAGATCAGAATGTGATGGTGCAAAAGACTACCACCAGTCCAATCACTCGTTTCTAGAGACTGGTCAAGAAACAGAGGAAATCGAGCTTAAGGAGACCTCTCTACTGAACGGACCACCGACGGCCAAATCTGaattttatgaatga